One stretch of Schlesneria sp. DSM 10557 DNA includes these proteins:
- a CDS encoding BatA domain-containing protein, translating into MLNFFLNPWMLVGLAGVLLPVIAHLLSRKKYDVVDWGAMQFLELDPSAKRKIRLEELLLLMLRMSLIAFVALAFARPWVGSGWLMGLAAVESRDIILIVDQSYSLGWESDGDGQSIHSRAIQMGREILQGLTPGDVVQIIEAREQPLALLPHSTRDHYLAKEALNELLPASGTADLVAAIQKGIQLLAASSNLRREIIVLTDLQARGWNSADTGLWARLDDSLHQSSIAPRIWIVDAAAGEEITAANFTIERLQLLREVAFVNSPINVTTKVRYTGGEGPVTRQVHLEIDGVRVDEKTIQVKLQPGGEMTVDFEHRFETVGSHVLSLVLDHDPLPGDNRAEAVVNVREAIPVLLVDGDRQPDPTRCETYFAQAAFLAGGAEHPWIIPTVIGAEELTIDRVKPFGIVILANVPTLDESLVEGLKKFVASGHTVLVTLGDRIHREDYRTTLYDVGLGLLPCRIESIANESEQQKRGVRIQNSRLDLPWLKPFRAERGGTLADARWSRWWQVTLPAAPLIQQGSPDAPVPSDQPPPDEGEAPDSAETPNVGTSITELSLTTGDPLLVTRRNGRGTVALLTSSLDADWNTLPAKQDYVPFLHELLFSLLSQSEGRNVNVGTPLILNIPAGLNVDEYEFRNPADKVVPFDKLTDPFQTAARLRNPIVPGVYRFTPKVPKPQEQSLSEEFVVNVDRQESTLTRLTDAERDTLSGDDRMKFVASVPELRKQLLSDAARAEIWWLILYVFVASLGIETWLTRRMIRPL; encoded by the coding sequence GTGCTGAATTTTTTCCTTAACCCCTGGATGCTCGTTGGACTGGCAGGCGTGTTGCTGCCGGTGATCGCTCATCTATTGAGTCGAAAAAAATACGATGTCGTCGACTGGGGAGCGATGCAGTTTCTGGAGCTGGATCCCAGCGCAAAGCGCAAGATCCGGCTCGAAGAACTGCTACTGCTCATGCTTCGAATGAGCCTGATCGCGTTTGTCGCACTGGCGTTCGCTCGGCCGTGGGTCGGAAGCGGCTGGCTGATGGGATTGGCGGCAGTGGAATCTCGCGACATCATCCTGATTGTGGATCAATCCTACAGTCTGGGTTGGGAAAGTGACGGCGATGGCCAGTCGATCCATTCCCGTGCCATCCAGATGGGGCGGGAGATCCTTCAGGGTCTGACGCCCGGAGATGTCGTTCAAATCATCGAGGCGCGGGAACAACCGCTAGCCCTGCTTCCCCATTCGACACGGGATCATTATCTCGCAAAAGAAGCACTGAACGAGTTACTTCCTGCGTCAGGAACGGCCGATCTCGTGGCGGCCATACAAAAAGGAATCCAGTTGCTGGCCGCCAGTTCCAACCTGCGGCGAGAGATTATCGTTCTGACCGACCTCCAGGCGCGAGGCTGGAACAGCGCAGACACCGGCTTGTGGGCCAGGCTGGACGATAGCCTTCATCAATCCTCGATCGCTCCACGCATCTGGATCGTGGATGCCGCCGCGGGTGAGGAGATCACCGCGGCAAATTTCACGATTGAACGCCTGCAATTGCTGCGGGAGGTGGCCTTCGTCAACAGCCCCATCAATGTCACGACGAAGGTGAGGTATACGGGTGGAGAAGGGCCGGTCACCCGTCAGGTACACCTCGAAATCGATGGGGTGCGAGTCGACGAGAAAACCATTCAGGTCAAACTGCAGCCGGGGGGCGAAATGACCGTCGACTTCGAGCATCGGTTCGAAACGGTCGGCTCCCACGTCCTCAGTCTGGTACTGGATCATGACCCCCTGCCGGGCGACAACCGGGCCGAGGCGGTCGTCAATGTCAGGGAGGCGATTCCCGTGCTGCTCGTCGACGGTGATCGTCAACCCGACCCCACGCGATGTGAGACATATTTCGCTCAGGCCGCTTTTCTGGCGGGCGGAGCCGAGCACCCATGGATCATTCCAACCGTGATCGGGGCAGAGGAATTGACAATTGACCGCGTGAAGCCGTTTGGGATTGTGATTCTGGCCAACGTTCCCACCCTGGATGAATCACTGGTGGAAGGACTGAAGAAGTTTGTGGCCAGCGGACACACCGTGCTGGTCACGCTTGGAGACCGAATCCATCGCGAAGACTATCGCACGACCTTGTACGACGTCGGACTGGGGTTGCTGCCATGCCGGATCGAATCCATCGCGAACGAATCAGAGCAGCAGAAGCGCGGCGTGCGCATTCAAAACAGCCGCCTCGATCTTCCCTGGCTCAAACCGTTTCGCGCCGAGCGGGGGGGAACCCTGGCAGACGCCCGCTGGTCACGCTGGTGGCAGGTCACCCTCCCCGCGGCCCCCTTAATCCAACAGGGATCCCCCGATGCCCCCGTGCCATCCGATCAGCCCCCGCCCGACGAAGGAGAAGCACCCGATTCTGCAGAGACTCCGAACGTGGGGACCTCGATTACCGAGTTATCATTGACGACAGGCGATCCGTTGCTTGTGACACGCCGCAACGGGCGGGGAACCGTCGCCCTTCTGACCTCGTCGCTGGATGCCGACTGGAACACCCTGCCGGCGAAGCAGGATTACGTCCCTTTTCTGCACGAGCTACTGTTCTCATTGCTTTCACAGTCCGAGGGACGAAATGTGAATGTCGGCACTCCACTCATCCTGAACATCCCCGCAGGCCTGAATGTGGACGAGTATGAATTCCGTAATCCTGCTGACAAGGTGGTCCCCTTCGACAAGCTGACGGACCCCTTCCAGACTGCAGCGCGATTGCGTAATCCGATTGTTCCGGGAGTTTATCGGTTCACTCCCAAAGTCCCGAAACCACAGGAGCAATCGCTTTCTGAAGAGTTCGTGGTCAACGTCGACCGACAGGAATCCACTCTGACTCGACTGACAGATGCCGAGCGGGACACCCTCAGTGGCGACGATCGGATGAAATTCGTGGCGAGCGTTCCCGAACTGAGAAAACAGCTTCTGTCCGATGCGGCCCGCGCTGAAATCTGGTGGCTCATCCTTTATGTCTTCGTGGCAAGCCTGGGCATCGAAACCTGGCTCACGCGAAGAATGATACGGCCCCTGTAG
- a CDS encoding DUF1559 domain-containing protein, translating to MPSTPASKHRGFTLIELLVVIAIIAVLIALLLPAVQQAREAARRTQCKNNLKQLGLAMHNYLSTHNAFPPNGVSNSTGSQTWSAQAFLLPYVDGGNLYNIIDFNVGYGQGVNAANNIKAMRIPVLLCPSDPKDRQRVSSAGAPEHYPLSYAVGRGVYETHRLNMSFDGGAAFAYNRSTRESDFTDGMSNTVGMSEVKCFTPRFHDNCSLPPTVTFDEDDLGSMLGTSGWSTENGHTEWVSGNTIHTGFTTTFTPNTKVLHVVGGATYDIDATSKREAVTTPPSGCDGSTFAVVTSRSYHVGTVNSLLMDGSTRSISSNIDLGVWRNLGQRADGNVVGEF from the coding sequence TTGCCATCAACGCCTGCCTCGAAGCACCGCGGATTTACGTTGATTGAACTGCTCGTCGTGATTGCCATTATCGCCGTGCTGATCGCCCTCCTTCTCCCCGCCGTTCAGCAGGCTCGTGAAGCGGCACGCCGGACGCAGTGCAAGAACAACCTGAAGCAGCTCGGACTGGCGATGCACAACTACCTGAGCACGCACAACGCGTTTCCACCCAACGGAGTCAGCAACTCGACCGGCTCGCAGACCTGGTCTGCTCAAGCCTTCCTGCTCCCGTACGTCGACGGCGGCAACCTCTACAACATCATCGACTTCAACGTCGGGTACGGCCAGGGGGTGAATGCGGCAAACAACATCAAAGCCATGCGAATCCCTGTGCTGCTTTGCCCATCAGACCCCAAGGATCGGCAGCGAGTCTCCTCGGCGGGAGCTCCTGAACATTATCCGCTCAGCTACGCCGTTGGACGGGGTGTCTACGAGACACATCGGCTGAACATGAGCTTCGATGGGGGAGCGGCGTTCGCCTACAATCGTTCAACACGCGAAAGCGATTTCACCGACGGGATGAGCAACACGGTGGGAATGTCAGAAGTCAAATGCTTCACTCCACGATTCCACGACAACTGCAGCCTGCCACCCACCGTTACCTTTGACGAGGACGACCTGGGGAGCATGCTGGGAACCAGCGGCTGGAGTACCGAAAACGGCCACACGGAATGGGTCTCGGGTAACACCATTCACACCGGTTTCACCACAACTTTTACACCCAACACCAAGGTGCTGCATGTTGTTGGCGGTGCCACCTATGACATTGATGCAACGAGCAAACGTGAAGCGGTCACGACACCTCCCTCCGGCTGCGACGGCTCAACCTTCGCTGTCGTCACCTCCCGCAGCTACCACGTTGGAACGGTCAACTCACTGTTGATGGACGGATCAACCCGCTCCATCAGCAGCAACATCGATCTCGGTGTCTGGCGAAACCTGGGCCAGCGAGCCGACGGCAACGTCGTTGGCGAATTCTGA
- the trpA gene encoding tryptophan synthase subunit alpha, with the protein MPQASRITATFSALKASQKMAFMPFIAVGDPDLATTGRLLKQLAASGADLIEVGFPYSDPIADGPVIQASYTRALARKVKLREIFELIAGVSREIAAPLVGMVSYAIIFRHGVEKFVEEAQAAGFAGLIVPDLPGDETSGFAALMASHQLDLIQLVAPTTPVERAAKILKHATGFVYCIAVSGTTGARTELAPHLAEMLKSLKTQTTLPLAVGFGISAPDQIHHLRGQADGVIVGSAIVRMLESLAENPAKTDAVLAQIGEFSKTLADAAHAK; encoded by the coding sequence GTGCCGCAAGCCTCTCGCATTACAGCCACGTTCTCTGCACTGAAAGCGTCACAAAAGATGGCTTTTATGCCATTTATCGCCGTCGGCGATCCGGATCTGGCAACAACCGGTCGATTGCTGAAGCAGCTGGCTGCGTCAGGGGCGGATCTGATTGAAGTCGGCTTCCCCTACAGTGACCCCATTGCTGATGGTCCTGTGATCCAGGCCTCTTACACTCGGGCGCTGGCCAGGAAAGTCAAGCTGCGCGAAATTTTCGAGTTGATCGCCGGTGTCAGTCGTGAGATCGCAGCGCCGCTGGTGGGGATGGTCTCTTACGCCATCATTTTTCGGCACGGTGTCGAAAAGTTTGTGGAAGAGGCTCAGGCAGCCGGGTTTGCCGGATTGATTGTGCCTGATCTGCCCGGCGACGAAACGTCAGGCTTCGCGGCTCTGATGGCGTCGCATCAGCTTGATCTGATTCAACTGGTGGCTCCCACAACACCCGTTGAACGGGCTGCAAAGATCCTCAAGCACGCTACCGGTTTCGTGTACTGTATCGCCGTGTCCGGTACGACCGGTGCCCGGACGGAGCTGGCGCCTCATCTGGCGGAAATGCTGAAGTCTCTGAAGACCCAGACCACGCTCCCTTTGGCGGTAGGTTTCGGAATCAGTGCTCCCGATCAGATTCACCATTTGCGGGGACAGGCCGATGGTGTCATCGTCGGTTCTGCCATCGTGAGAATGTTGGAATCACTGGCGGAAAACCCAGCGAAAACCGACGCGGTGCTGGCGCAGATTGGTGAGTTTTCGAAGACGCTGGCTGACGCCGCACATGCGAAGTAA
- the rpsO gene encoding 30S ribosomal protein S15 — translation MSITKERKSEVMQQYQRSDADTGSPEVQVAVLSHRITQLTEHFKLHNKDHASRRGLLMLVSKRRRLLKYLEATDANRYADVIKKIGLRK, via the coding sequence ATGTCGATTACGAAAGAACGCAAGTCGGAAGTCATGCAGCAGTACCAGCGGTCTGATGCTGATACAGGGTCTCCAGAAGTTCAAGTTGCGGTTCTCTCACACCGCATCACTCAGCTTACCGAGCATTTCAAGCTGCACAACAAGGATCACGCTAGCCGTCGCGGTCTGCTGATGCTGGTCAGCAAGCGACGTCGCCTGCTGAAGTATCTCGAAGCAACCGATGCCAACCGCTATGCCGATGTGATCAAGAAGATCGGTCTGCGTAAGTAG